Part of the Emys orbicularis isolate rEmyOrb1 chromosome 10, rEmyOrb1.hap1, whole genome shotgun sequence genome is shown below.
TGGTAAAAAATGATTGTCTTGTTCCAAAATGGTGTTTATATGACGTTACCCTCCCTTTCATGTAACAGAGCCTTAGTGAAAAATTCTGCATCTCCCCATGGGCTGGGCTCTGCAAAATTTCTTATGTCCTGGTTTGACGTACTTGTCACCACTTGGTACTGCAAATCTCTTTCAGCGAACACCTGCAATCTACTCTGTGAGGTTAGCCCGTGCCTTAGTGGATGACTACTGCTGTTTGGTGCCAGGTTCCATTCAGACATTGAAACAAATATTCAGCGCTAGTCCTCGCTTCTGCTGCCAGTTCATAACGTCGGTTACCGCACTCTACGACCTTTCTTCAGGTAAACTGCAAATAGGCAGCATTCTCTTCTCGAAACAAATGCTGCAGTGCCTGCTGGCTGTTATGGGCATGTTTGTGTTCTCAGCtacctattggcattttaatggCACTCAGCACCATAGTTTTGCTAGACACGGTGCTGGGTGCAGCACTTATCCTTTGGTGTGTGTGGGAAGCTGAGACTTACAACATAGTGGTGAGTGACCTCAGTCCAGTTTGTAATAGACAACAGTCCATGTAACGATTGGCCCTGTTGTTGACGGTTTTGACGAAGGGCAAGGAATGAAGGGGTCTTCTCGACCTAGGTTCAGATGTGGCTACAAAGCCAGTGAAGGGACTAGAGCTGGTGGTAATTTGACCCAGACTTCCTGTAGTGAGGGTATCTGACTAGCATTCTGAGGGTTAGAGAGCTGGGATTTAGGAAGACAATAAAAGAAGAATTGCAGTAGTTGTGATAGGAAGAGAGTGATGCATGAATAAAGATTTTAGCAGAGGCTGGGCCCAGACTTACAGAtgaaggagagggggaggagaatgAAATTGCTGTCCCTATGCCAGAGAAGGGGACTTGCTGAGCAGTGTCTCATATTTTTTTCCAGATGATCTCATCCCCCCTTCGGACTTGCTCGAGATGGTTGTCTCTTGGATCTTTGAGGACCCCCGTTTGATACTCATCACCTTTTTAAACACTCCTATTGCAGCCAACCTGCCAATAGGATTTTTAGAGCTCACCCCCCTCACTGGACTGATCCGCTGGTGTGTGAAGGCCCCCTTGgcttacaaaagaaaaaagaaggccTCTCTCTCAAATGGCCACCTCACCAATAAAATTGCCAAGGACTCAGCCACTGGAGCTGACAAAGACTGCCACCTGCTGTATTCCAAACTGCATCTAAGCGTCCTACAGGTTCTCATGATGCTTCAGGGGCACTTAACAGAGAAGAACCTATATGGCCGACTGGGTCTAGTGCCCTTTGACCACGTGGTTCCACTTGTTGAGGAAATTAACAGACTGTCTGACGAACTCAATCCACTCAATGCTTCCAAAGAGATTGAACTGGCTCTAGACAGATTGGctcaggctctgcaggtggccatGGCATCAGGAGCATTGCTGTGCACTAGAGGTATGTTGCTGAAAGCAGCTTGTGAAGAGCCTGGCCTGAGATCACTTTTCTCCAGTATGTGGGTAGGCTGTCCCTGGGTGAGGGAGGGATAATACATGGGTAAATACATTAAC
Proteins encoded:
- the INTS15 gene encoding integrator complex subunit 15: MSDIRHSLLRRDALSAAKEVLYHLDIYFSSQLQNAPLPIVDKGPIELLEEFIFQVPKERNSQPKRLNSLQELQLLEIMCSYFQEQTKDSVRQIIFSALFSPQGNKADDGRMVLLGKLVSMAVAVCRVPVLECAASWLQRTPAIYSVRLARALVDDYCCLVPGSIQTLKQIFSASPRFCCQFITSVTALYDLSSDDLIPPSDLLEMVVSWIFEDPRLILITFLNTPIAANLPIGFLELTPLTGLIRWCVKAPLAYKRKKKASLSNGHLTNKIAKDSATGADKDCHLLYSKLHLSVLQVLMMLQGHLTEKNLYGRLGLVPFDHVVPLVEEINRLSDELNPLNASKEIELALDRLAQALQVAMASGALLCTRDDLRTVCARLPHNNLLQLVISGPVQQATHAALPPGFYPHIHTPPLGYPARAAHPALPAHPAHPALPAHPVQTFIPGMTFPYRPIR